Proteins from a genomic interval of Chloroherpetonaceae bacterium:
- the rpmF gene encoding 50S ribosomal protein L32: MPNPKRRMSSSRTAKRRAQFNARTKPATMITCPNCGATTIMHRACYNCGYYRGRILFKKNEQAAQ, from the coding sequence ATGCCAAACCCGAAACGCAGAATGTCAAGCTCGCGCACGGCAAAGCGCCGAGCGCAGTTTAATGCACGCACCAAACCTGCGACGATGATAACTTGCCCAAACTGCGGTGCAACTACCATTATGCATCGCGCTTGTTACAACTGCGGTTACTATCGCGGGCGCATTCTCTTCAAAAAGAACGAACAAGCCGCTCAGTAA
- a CDS encoding DUF177 domain-containing protein, which produces MHKGESLVKIKVSHLTQGVHQYRFHLQAKDFQSVAVSETMFPRPVEVRVTLRKGLSEMAVAIELETVATFECDRCLAAIEKRITGMYRIFYTQSGTRVAEELEQDEVRWLGKNDFEIDLTDDVRDTLVLAVPMKNVCEPTCQHLWFRDSTTKTEPEETEWQRALSQLSQKLRRSNS; this is translated from the coding sequence ATGCACAAAGGCGAGTCGCTGGTGAAAATAAAAGTGTCTCATCTCACGCAAGGGGTGCATCAATATCGATTTCACTTGCAGGCGAAAGATTTTCAAAGCGTGGCGGTAAGTGAGACGATGTTTCCGCGCCCTGTGGAGGTGAGGGTTACGCTCCGAAAGGGGCTGTCGGAGATGGCGGTGGCAATTGAGCTGGAGACAGTTGCGACGTTTGAGTGCGACCGTTGCCTTGCAGCGATTGAGAAGCGCATCACTGGCATGTATCGCATTTTCTACACCCAAAGTGGAACTCGTGTAGCAGAAGAGCTGGAGCAAGATGAAGTGCGCTGGCTGGGTAAGAACGATTTTGAGATTGACCTGACTGATGATGTGCGCGACACGCTGGTGCTTGCCGTGCCAATGAAAAACGTCTGCGAGCCAACTTGCCAGCATCTATGGTTTCGTGATTCGACCACCAAGACAGAGCCAGAGGAAACCGAGTGGCAGCGCGCACTAAGCCAGCTAAGTCAGAAGCTAAGACGCTCTAACTCGTAG
- a CDS encoding diguanylate cyclase — protein MNPQDTPSSSFDAGAGVINVRKYKPELASKTVKVELESFPDHILPSQPPPHRSLNEEIGAAIAEILAIVKESVQARTVAFCWANKAKRKFVISAVQTDSADFTQEKSLPFRSDAVTQVFIAQKAQLYTEISAADEPNLITYYIAPNGIKAFMGVPIFYRDEILAVLFADSLAKGAFGHDDVWLLSRFGKLCSAFIEKYDLKSLYIDTMRFAEGAQALIHRLYKTLELDDIIQHFCDSLSQAIEFDHLVLALLNRKAELVVRKVISKGAYISEGSVIDLERSAVGHAVMKGEYGAIDDLAQLGDTPCFFVGENKNPATSGSASAPPSGSMLILPIRLGELTAGVLTIGHEQPRFFDTESFKKARFFVESLALALHRLLLDDQRRSTMPLDEETGTLSLRTFYARLSADINRCLRQQQELVLILIAFDQPEVLRQRHGSTALSMMMRQAARLIAANTRSYDLVARFGELGFAVCLTGISEIHARGWAEKIREQVLNFPFETDNKLRTILATVSIGIARLRESQPDLESLVENAKKALEHAQASGGNVVKIF, from the coding sequence TTGAATCCACAAGACACTCCAAGTTCATCTTTTGATGCGGGCGCAGGGGTTATTAATGTTCGAAAGTATAAACCCGAATTAGCAAGCAAGACCGTCAAAGTAGAACTGGAGAGCTTTCCTGACCACATTTTGCCGTCCCAACCCCCTCCGCATCGCTCACTAAACGAAGAAATTGGTGCAGCCATTGCAGAAATTTTAGCCATCGTCAAGGAGTCTGTTCAAGCGCGCACGGTCGCATTTTGTTGGGCTAACAAAGCAAAAAGGAAATTTGTCATCTCAGCGGTGCAGACAGACTCGGCAGATTTTACGCAAGAAAAGTCTCTGCCCTTTCGCAGCGATGCCGTCACGCAAGTTTTCATTGCACAAAAAGCGCAGCTTTACACCGAAATTAGTGCCGCTGATGAGCCAAACCTTATTACCTACTACATTGCCCCCAATGGCATCAAGGCGTTTATGGGCGTGCCGATTTTCTACCGCGATGAAATTCTTGCCGTGCTTTTTGCGGATAGCCTCGCCAAAGGAGCATTTGGACACGACGATGTGTGGCTGCTGAGTCGATTCGGCAAACTCTGTTCTGCCTTCATTGAGAAGTATGACCTGAAGTCTCTCTACATTGACACGATGCGTTTCGCCGAGGGTGCACAGGCTTTGATACATCGTCTATACAAAACGCTGGAGCTTGACGACATTATTCAGCATTTTTGCGACAGCCTTTCTCAAGCGATAGAGTTCGACCATCTAGTGCTGGCACTACTGAACCGGAAGGCAGAATTGGTCGTGCGAAAGGTTATCAGCAAAGGCGCCTACATTAGCGAAGGTAGCGTGATTGATCTTGAGCGTTCTGCCGTTGGACATGCGGTGATGAAAGGAGAATATGGTGCGATAGATGACCTTGCTCAGCTTGGGGACACACCCTGCTTTTTTGTTGGCGAAAACAAAAACCCTGCTACTTCGGGCAGTGCTTCAGCACCGCCCAGCGGCTCTATGCTCATTTTGCCGATTCGCTTGGGCGAGCTCACGGCTGGCGTTCTGACCATTGGGCATGAGCAACCTCGCTTTTTTGACACGGAAAGTTTCAAGAAGGCGCGCTTCTTCGTAGAGTCGCTAGCATTAGCCTTACACCGTCTTCTACTTGACGACCAGCGCCGCTCCACCATGCCACTTGACGAGGAGACAGGCACCCTTTCGCTCCGCACCTTTTACGCCCGGCTCAGCGCAGACATCAACCGCTGTTTGCGCCAGCAGCAGGAGCTTGTGTTGATTCTCATTGCATTCGATCAGCCCGAAGTGCTCCGACAGCGGCACGGTTCAACTGCGCTTTCAATGATGATGCGTCAGGCAGCACGGCTTATTGCCGCTAACACGCGCAGTTACGACCTTGTCGCACGCTTCGGGGAGTTAGGTTTTGCCGTTTGCTTAACTGGCATCTCTGAAATTCATGCACGTGGTTGGGCTGAGAAAATTCGAGAACAGGTTCTGAACTTTCCGTTTGAGACGGATAACAAATTGCGAACCATTCTTGCCACAGTTAGCATCGGTATTGCTCGTCTGCGCGAAAGCCAACCTGACTTAGAATCACTTGTTGAGAATGCAAAGAAAGCCTTAGAGCATGCCCAAGCATCGGGTGGTAATGTCGTGAAAATTTTTTAG
- a CDS encoding sigma-70 family RNA polymerase sigma factor → MRQLKISRQITNRESASLDRYLQEIGKFELLTAQDEIELTRKIKRGEGKPVDSKEYKEARRALEKLIKANLRFVVSVAKQYQNQGLSLGDLINEGNLGLIKAAKRFDETRGFKFISYAVWWIRQSILQALAEQSRIVRLPLNRVGTLNKIGKAFSQLEQEFERDPSTEELAQILDMNAGEITDTLKIAGRHISVDAPFAQGDDNRLLDVLQNDSHRPDHALIRESLSIEVERSLSALSPREADVIRSYFGIGMENPLTLEEIGEKFKLTRERVRQIKEKAIRRLRHSPYANVLKEYIGE, encoded by the coding sequence ATGCGACAACTCAAAATTAGCCGACAGATTACAAATCGCGAGAGCGCCTCGCTAGACCGATATCTCCAAGAAATTGGAAAGTTCGAGCTTCTCACGGCACAAGATGAGATTGAGCTAACACGGAAAATCAAGCGTGGCGAGGGGAAGCCTGTGGACTCCAAGGAGTATAAGGAAGCTCGGCGCGCCTTAGAAAAGCTTATCAAGGCGAACTTGCGCTTTGTGGTGTCGGTTGCAAAGCAGTATCAAAATCAAGGTCTGTCGCTGGGCGACCTTATCAATGAAGGTAACCTCGGTCTCATCAAGGCTGCAAAGCGCTTCGATGAAACTCGTGGGTTCAAATTCATCTCATATGCGGTGTGGTGGATTCGTCAATCTATCCTGCAAGCCTTAGCCGAGCAGTCACGCATTGTACGCCTACCGCTGAACCGCGTAGGCACTCTCAACAAAATCGGCAAGGCATTTAGCCAGCTGGAGCAAGAATTTGAACGTGACCCCAGCACCGAAGAACTGGCGCAGATTCTGGATATGAATGCGGGCGAAATTACCGACACGCTGAAGATTGCTGGGCGACATATCTCGGTCGATGCACCGTTTGCACAGGGCGACGACAATCGCCTGCTCGACGTGCTGCAAAATGACTCGCATCGCCCTGACCACGCACTCATTCGGGAATCACTTTCTATTGAAGTGGAGCGCTCGCTTTCGGCACTCTCGCCTCGTGAAGCCGATGTTATTCGCTCCTACTTCGGTATCGGAATGGAGAACCCCCTGACGCTGGAAGAAATCGGCGAAAAGTTCAAGCTGACACGTGAGCGCGTGCGTCAAATCAAGGAAAAAGCCATTCGCCGTCTGCGCCATTCACCCTATGCAAATGTGCTGAAAGAGTATATCGGCGAGTAG
- the gatA gene encoding Asp-tRNA(Asn)/Glu-tRNA(Gln) amidotransferase subunit GatA: MVSKLYSSYRTLREKLLAGATSCKQVVQQYLAQIEQQAHLNAFISVFKDQALERARALDEKLSSGASVGKLFGLPIAIKDNIAVANERLTCASKILSNFVSIYHATAVERLLSEDAIILGKTNLDEFAMGSSNENSYFGAAKNPINPEYVTGGSSGGSAAAVAAECALVALGSDTGGSVRQPASFCNVVGIKPTYGRVSRYGLVAFASSFDQIGVFSRTVEDAALVLEVIAGEDPKDATSSNQPVPHYAGEMKFGDTISRIAELAPRVKGLELRGLKIGVPKEFFTDALDKEVAGIIRAALDKLVEKGATLVDISLPYSEYALAAYYILATAEASSNLARYDGARYGYRSENASDVSEMYVRSRSEGFGVEVKRRIMLGTYVLSAGYYDAYYKKAQKVRRLIREDYRNAFKEVDVIVSPTSPFPPFKLGEKLSDPLQMYLADIYTVPMNLAGVPAISVPAGFTAQGLPVGIQFVADLFAETTLFQVAHALETLA, translated from the coding sequence GTGGTGTCCAAGCTCTATTCATCTTATCGCACGCTCCGTGAAAAGCTGCTGGCTGGAGCAACAAGCTGCAAGCAGGTTGTGCAGCAATATCTTGCGCAGATTGAACAGCAAGCGCATCTCAATGCTTTTATCTCGGTCTTCAAGGACCAAGCGCTTGAGCGAGCCAGAGCGCTGGATGAAAAACTCAGCTCTGGTGCCAGCGTCGGTAAGCTATTTGGTCTGCCTATTGCCATTAAGGACAACATCGCAGTTGCCAATGAACGGCTCACTTGCGCCTCCAAAATTCTCTCTAACTTTGTCAGCATTTACCATGCCACTGCCGTCGAGCGACTGCTTTCTGAGGATGCCATCATCTTAGGCAAGACCAACTTGGACGAGTTTGCGATGGGCAGCTCGAATGAAAACTCCTACTTTGGCGCCGCAAAAAACCCCATCAACCCTGAATATGTAACTGGCGGCAGTTCAGGTGGCTCTGCCGCAGCAGTTGCTGCAGAGTGCGCACTGGTTGCATTAGGTTCTGACACTGGCGGCTCTGTGCGTCAGCCCGCTTCGTTCTGCAACGTGGTGGGCATTAAGCCGACATATGGCAGGGTTTCGCGCTATGGCTTGGTTGCATTTGCTTCATCATTCGACCAGATTGGCGTTTTTTCAAGGACGGTGGAAGATGCCGCACTGGTCTTAGAGGTCATTGCAGGCGAAGACCCTAAAGATGCGACTTCTTCTAATCAGCCCGTGCCGCACTATGCTGGCGAGATGAAATTTGGTGATACCATTTCCCGAATTGCGGAATTGGCGCCTCGTGTGAAAGGCTTAGAGCTTAGGGGCTTAAAAATTGGTGTCCCTAAGGAGTTCTTTACAGATGCCTTAGACAAAGAAGTTGCGGGGATAATTAGAGCTGCCTTAGACAAACTGGTTGAGAAGGGTGCGACCTTAGTTGATATTTCATTGCCTTACTCGGAGTATGCGCTTGCAGCTTACTACATTCTTGCCACGGCTGAGGCTTCGTCGAATTTAGCGCGCTATGATGGCGCACGCTACGGATACCGCAGCGAAAATGCTAGTGATGTCAGCGAGATGTATGTGCGCTCCCGTAGTGAGGGCTTTGGCGTGGAAGTCAAGCGGCGTATTATGCTCGGCACATATGTGCTCTCTGCTGGATACTACGACGCTTACTACAAGAAAGCCCAGAAGGTGCGTCGCCTTATCCGAGAGGACTACCGCAACGCCTTCAAGGAAGTCGATGTGATTGTCTCGCCTACTTCGCCTTTTCCACCGTTCAAGCTGGGCGAAAAATTGAGCGACCCCTTGCAGATGTATTTAGCTGACATCTACACTGTGCCGATGAACTTAGCGGGCGTGCCCGCTATCAGTGTGCCTGCTGGTTTTACGGCACAGGGCTTGCCAGTCGGCATACAGTTTGTCGCAGATCTTTTTGCCGAAACCACCTTGTTTCAAGTGGCGCACGCATTGGAGACGCTTGCCTGA
- the sucD gene encoding succinate--CoA ligase subunit alpha yields MSILVSRETRLVVQGITGNEGTFHASQMLEYGRQFGVDYLVAGVTPGKGGMMYAGNEKDRFIREVPVYNTVREAVAAQKVNTSIIYVPAPFAADAIMEAAEAGIELIVCITEGIPTADMMKAYWFVKEKGAVLVGPNCPGVITPEEAKVGIMPGFIFKKGHIGVISRSGTLTYESVSQLTKLGLGQSTCIGIGGDPIIGTRFIDAVKMFAKDRDTEALVIIGEIGGNAEEEAAAYIKRHYKKPVVGFIAGRTAPPGRRMGHAGAIVSGGKGTAAEKFEAMRKAGIHIVENPADIGETMRHVLGR; encoded by the coding sequence ATGAGCATCTTAGTCAGCAGAGAAACCCGACTTGTGGTGCAAGGCATCACTGGTAATGAAGGCACTTTTCATGCCTCGCAAATGCTGGAGTATGGCAGACAGTTTGGGGTGGATTACCTCGTGGCTGGCGTTACGCCGGGCAAAGGTGGAATGATGTATGCGGGCAATGAAAAAGATCGATTCATTCGTGAAGTGCCTGTCTACAACACGGTGCGCGAGGCTGTTGCAGCGCAGAAGGTCAACACTTCTATCATCTATGTGCCTGCACCCTTTGCAGCTGATGCGATTATGGAAGCTGCTGAAGCGGGCATTGAGCTGATTGTGTGTATCACCGAAGGCATTCCCACTGCCGATATGATGAAAGCATATTGGTTTGTCAAGGAAAAAGGCGCCGTGTTAGTCGGCCCCAATTGCCCGGGCGTGATTACCCCAGAGGAAGCAAAGGTAGGTATTATGCCCGGTTTTATTTTCAAGAAAGGTCACATTGGCGTGATTTCTCGCAGCGGCACCCTTACTTACGAATCTGTCTCGCAACTGACGAAACTTGGTTTAGGGCAGTCGACTTGCATCGGCATTGGCGGCGACCCAATTATCGGGACGCGCTTTATTGATGCGGTTAAGATGTTTGCCAAAGATAGGGACACTGAAGCACTGGTCATTATTGGTGAAATTGGCGGCAATGCCGAAGAAGAAGCGGCTGCTTACATCAAGCGTCATTACAAAAAGCCTGTTGTCGGCTTCATTGCAGGACGCACTGCACCGCCCGGCAGACGAATGGGACACGCAGGCGCAATTGTCTCAGGTGGGAAAGGCACAGCTGCCGAAAAATTCGAGGCAATGAGAAAAGCTGGTATCCACATTGTGGAAAACCCTGCGGACATCGGTGAGACAATGCGCCATGTCTTGGGTCGCTAA
- a CDS encoding FtsX-like permease family protein → MMLLKIFWQVSLRHARNEWGKFLLSVFGIAVGVAVFLSIRLSNHSAYKSFESTIDQVNGKANAQVQSKSGTEFSQSVFRQIIALKDRLPALKAATPVTEQTTRPKGISETLIVLGIDIFSDRAFRTYEDLDGADSDTFLRFLLEPNTLIVSQQFAARNHLKKGDTLELLANGVLKPVKIIGVFKTDRPTSEVANSFAVMDIEQAQRLFGKEGKLDKIDLIISEAESARLKAYLSEVLPPDVEVVSAKNRGEQVAKMLAAFEMNLAALAFISLLVAMFLIYNTITTNAIRRRREIGILRALGLSAWEVFSLFLLEAALIGILGSAVGLALGIALAHYTLQSIAETISALYIYVAATAVRVEPSLLLAAFSVGVMASIVSALFPAWEVFKVHPRETFHIQAFEQRTTLNLKRILAISLVLLMMGIVLAQLPSVGGKPIFGYASAICAILGFALLSPEFIALSRPFFERIAYRIFGIEGKLAASNLADSLNRAATAVSALMVAVAMLIGISVMVGSFRQTVIYWVEQTLKADVFIAPAERFGVGAQAPISREVLEYVAALPETKAVDAFSSRAIRLNGEPTVLCAPNFETVLKCTQLLFRKGDGKAILKEVVENEHSLVVTEVFSNRFGYKEGDSLTLVSPTGVHKFRIAGVYYDYASDRGLIALHRPHFEKFWRDEKINSIGVYLHNPSQAERIVQRIREAFAERAPILVYSNSGLRARVLNVFDQTFAITYALQFVAMAVAAMGVISALTAIIFERRREIGVLRSIGASAEQVRNITLIEAFLMGILASALGIACGFVLALILIYVINLQSFGWTIQVHLPTNTILAATALVICTALLSGWIPARYAMRLAIAEQVRFE, encoded by the coding sequence ATGATGCTTCTTAAAATTTTCTGGCAAGTCAGTTTGCGCCACGCTCGGAACGAGTGGGGCAAGTTTCTGCTCTCTGTTTTTGGCATTGCTGTTGGCGTTGCAGTGTTTCTCTCCATTCGCCTCTCGAATCATTCCGCATATAAGTCATTTGAAAGCACAATCGATCAAGTCAATGGCAAAGCCAATGCGCAGGTGCAGTCCAAAAGTGGCACGGAATTTTCCCAGAGCGTTTTTCGGCAGATTATTGCGCTAAAAGACCGCCTGCCAGCTCTAAAAGCGGCTACGCCTGTTACGGAACAGACGACGCGCCCTAAGGGCATTAGCGAAACGCTCATTGTGCTGGGCATAGATATCTTCTCCGACCGTGCCTTCCGCACCTACGAAGACCTTGACGGCGCTGATAGCGATACCTTTCTTCGCTTTTTGCTCGAGCCGAATACGCTCATCGTCTCGCAGCAATTTGCTGCACGCAACCACCTAAAAAAGGGCGATACTCTTGAGCTTTTGGCAAATGGCGTGCTGAAGCCCGTGAAGATTATCGGCGTGTTCAAAACTGATAGACCCACGAGTGAAGTCGCAAACTCCTTCGCCGTGATGGATATTGAACAAGCGCAGCGTCTCTTTGGCAAGGAAGGCAAACTTGACAAGATTGACTTAATCATCAGCGAGGCTGAAAGCGCACGCCTCAAAGCCTACCTCTCAGAAGTCTTGCCGCCTGATGTGGAAGTAGTTTCAGCGAAAAATCGTGGTGAGCAAGTTGCCAAAATGCTGGCGGCTTTTGAAATGAACTTAGCTGCATTGGCATTCATCAGCCTGCTGGTGGCAATGTTTCTCATCTACAACACGATTACAACCAACGCAATTCGCCGCCGCCGTGAAATCGGTATTTTGCGTGCTTTGGGGCTTAGCGCATGGGAGGTCTTTTCGCTCTTCCTGCTGGAAGCAGCACTCATCGGCATTCTTGGCAGCGCAGTTGGGCTTGCACTTGGGATTGCGCTGGCTCACTATACCCTGCAAAGCATTGCTGAGACCATTTCGGCCCTTTACATCTATGTCGCCGCAACGGCTGTGCGCGTCGAACCGTCGCTGCTTCTTGCGGCATTCAGCGTCGGGGTGATGGCCTCTATTGTCTCTGCACTTTTTCCTGCGTGGGAAGTCTTCAAAGTGCACCCACGAGAGACCTTTCACATTCAAGCTTTTGAGCAGCGCACGACACTTAATCTCAAGCGCATTTTAGCCATCAGCCTCGTGCTTCTGATGATGGGCATTGTGCTTGCTCAGTTGCCGAGCGTAGGTGGCAAACCCATTTTTGGCTATGCATCGGCTATTTGTGCTATTCTCGGCTTTGCGCTGCTTTCACCAGAGTTTATTGCACTATCGCGCCCGTTCTTTGAGCGCATAGCGTATCGCATTTTCGGCATTGAAGGCAAGCTGGCTGCCAGTAACCTTGCCGACTCATTGAACCGTGCGGCTACTGCAGTGAGCGCATTGATGGTTGCAGTGGCGATGCTTATCGGGATTAGCGTGATGGTCGGCAGTTTTCGCCAAACAGTGATTTACTGGGTGGAGCAAACACTGAAAGCCGATGTGTTCATTGCGCCTGCTGAGCGATTTGGCGTTGGGGCTCAGGCTCCGATTTCACGGGAGGTTTTAGAATATGTGGCAGCGCTTCCTGAAACCAAAGCAGTTGACGCTTTCTCTTCCCGAGCGATTCGACTCAATGGCGAACCCACTGTGCTTTGTGCGCCAAACTTTGAGACCGTCCTGAAGTGCACGCAACTGCTTTTTCGCAAGGGCGACGGCAAAGCAATTTTGAAGGAAGTGGTTGAAAACGAGCATTCGCTTGTGGTTACAGAGGTCTTCTCCAACCGATTTGGATACAAGGAAGGCGACTCGCTTACGCTGGTTTCACCTACGGGAGTGCATAAGTTTCGCATCGCTGGTGTCTATTACGACTATGCGTCTGATAGGGGGCTAATTGCCTTGCATCGCCCGCATTTTGAAAAATTCTGGCGCGATGAAAAAATCAATAGCATCGGCGTCTACCTGCATAACCCCTCGCAGGCTGAGCGTATTGTGCAGCGCATTCGTGAAGCGTTTGCAGAGCGTGCGCCAATTTTGGTCTACTCCAACTCGGGTCTGCGCGCCCGTGTGCTAAATGTCTTTGACCAAACTTTCGCTATCACCTACGCCCTGCAATTTGTGGCCATGGCTGTAGCCGCAATGGGGGTGATTAGTGCGCTAACCGCTATCATTTTTGAGCGGCGGCGAGAAATCGGGGTTTTGCGTTCCATTGGTGCCAGCGCTGAGCAAGTGCGCAACATCACCTTGATAGAAGCCTTCCTGATGGGAATTTTGGCATCGGCGTTGGGAATTGCTTGTGGGTTTGTGCTGGCGCTGATTTTGATTTACGTCATCAACTTGCAATCGTTTGGCTGGACGATTCAAGTGCATTTGCCTACCAATACAATTCTTGCCGCTACGGCACTGGTTATATGCACCGCGCTGCTTTCGGGCTGGATTCCTGCGCGCTATGCTATGCGTCTTGCGATTGCTGAACAAGTGCGCTTCGAGTGA
- a CDS encoding Uma2 family endonuclease produces the protein MDTLTQRITWREFLEMDFPEDPTYYELIDGEIVKKAAPAPKHQIVSANFFSALNQFVREKGLGVVLYAPVDVFLDDYNLVQPDVLFLSDAKRSLITNDGIVGAPDLVAEILLPTTAVRDRTSKLKLYERAGIAEYWLTDAQNTTVEVYQLTAKGYELYSAAAVEGTVASALLQGFFVELKALFGFLMSHSKRTCSAIARRIA, from the coding sequence ATGGATACACTGACGCAACGCATTACATGGCGAGAATTTCTGGAAATGGACTTCCCCGAAGACCCCACTTACTACGAACTGATTGACGGAGAAATTGTGAAAAAAGCAGCTCCAGCACCAAAACACCAGATTGTCTCTGCAAACTTCTTTAGTGCGCTTAACCAGTTTGTGCGAGAGAAGGGCTTGGGAGTCGTGCTCTACGCTCCCGTTGATGTCTTTCTTGATGACTACAACTTGGTGCAGCCCGATGTGCTTTTTCTCTCCGATGCCAAGCGCTCGCTAATTACCAATGATGGCATTGTCGGTGCGCCAGACCTTGTGGCAGAGATTCTCTTGCCGACCACCGCCGTGCGCGACCGCACCAGCAAGCTCAAACTTTATGAGCGCGCAGGCATTGCCGAATACTGGCTAACTGATGCGCAGAACACAACAGTAGAAGTCTATCAGCTCACAGCAAAAGGCTATGAGCTTTACTCAGCAGCAGCTGTAGAAGGCACCGTCGCTTCCGCCCTCTTGCAAGGCTTCTTCGTAGAGCTTAAAGCCTTGTTTGGCTTCCTAATGTCTCACTCGAAGCGCACTTGTTCAGCAATCGCAAGACGCATAGCATAG
- the bchZ gene encoding chlorophyllide a reductase subunit Z, translated as MPKIIRDESTTSSYWAAVNTLGALPDVHIIADAPIGCYNLVGVAVIDYTDAIPYLRNFTPTDLTEKAISTSGTASITKETIEKLRGTGKTLIVMSTAESEMVGADHTQMLAAHYPDIKFFPSNSLLEDEWQGRDRVLAWCFDNYDDGKPASVEKGTVSIIGPTYGCFNSPSDLAEVKRLIQGAGGTVKKVFPMESRLADISELKHSDVIVVMYEEFGKSLAEKLNRPILYAPFGLYATEQFIRDLGKLLGTSDQAERFIKQEKHTTLKLIWDLWRGPQSEWFPTVNFAVCAARTYAKGLKTLLADELGMTCVFAEESAKADNTEIRRRLHEAPPQIMFGRIVDKMYLAEVNAKTYFIQSAYPGPFVRRALGTPYMGFSGATYLVQEIVNILYDVLFQFLPSHKQGAEFVQPDKKFIWTKEASEMLAERTRRAPFISQISFSRELKTKAELYAQKHGLDTITPEILAQIS; from the coding sequence ATGCCGAAAATTATTCGTGATGAATCGACCACCAGCTCTTACTGGGCGGCTGTCAATACGCTGGGGGCTTTGCCTGATGTGCACATTATTGCGGACGCACCGATTGGCTGCTACAATCTTGTCGGCGTTGCCGTTATTGACTACACCGATGCGATTCCATATCTGCGGAATTTTACGCCCACCGACCTTACTGAAAAGGCTATCTCTACCAGCGGCACTGCCAGCATCACTAAAGAGACGATTGAAAAATTGCGTGGCACAGGCAAAACGCTGATTGTCATGTCCACTGCAGAAAGTGAAATGGTAGGCGCTGACCATACACAGATGCTCGCTGCACATTACCCTGACATCAAGTTTTTTCCCTCAAACTCTTTGCTCGAGGACGAGTGGCAAGGGCGAGACCGTGTGTTAGCGTGGTGCTTTGACAACTACGATGATGGCAAACCTGCCAGTGTAGAAAAAGGCACAGTTAGCATTATCGGTCCCACCTACGGGTGCTTCAACTCTCCGTCAGATTTAGCTGAAGTGAAGCGTCTGATTCAAGGCGCAGGCGGCACAGTAAAGAAAGTCTTCCCAATGGAATCGCGCCTTGCAGACATTTCTGAACTGAAGCATAGTGATGTGATTGTGGTCATGTATGAGGAATTTGGTAAAAGCCTTGCAGAGAAATTAAATCGCCCCATTCTTTACGCACCGTTTGGGCTGTATGCCACTGAGCAATTTATCCGTGATTTAGGCAAACTCTTGGGCACCTCTGACCAAGCTGAGCGCTTCATTAAGCAAGAAAAGCACACCACACTGAAACTGATTTGGGACTTGTGGCGCGGCCCACAGTCGGAGTGGTTTCCAACTGTGAATTTTGCTGTGTGTGCTGCTCGCACTTACGCCAAAGGCTTAAAGACTTTGCTGGCTGATGAATTAGGAATGACATGTGTCTTTGCCGAAGAGTCTGCCAAGGCGGATAACACTGAAATTCGAAGACGCCTGCACGAAGCACCACCGCAAATTATGTTCGGCAGAATTGTCGATAAGATGTATCTCGCCGAAGTGAATGCGAAGACATACTTCATTCAGTCAGCGTATCCGGGACCGTTCGTGCGGCGCGCATTAGGCACACCGTATATGGGCTTTTCAGGTGCTACCTATCTTGTGCAAGAAATTGTCAATATCCTTTACGATGTGCTCTTCCAGTTCTTGCCTTCGCACAAGCAAGGTGCGGAGTTTGTGCAGCCTGACAAGAAATTCATCTGGACAAAGGAAGCCAGTGAGATGCTGGCAGAACGCACTCGACGGGCTCCCTTCATTTCGCAGATTTCTTTTAGCCGTGAGCTAAAAACGAAAGCGGAGCTTTACGCACAAAAGCACGGATTGGACACTATCACGCCTGAGATTCTTGCCCAGATTAGCTAA